In Capricornis sumatraensis isolate serow.1 chromosome 16, serow.2, whole genome shotgun sequence, a genomic segment contains:
- the LOC138092826 gene encoding small ribosomal subunit protein eS27-like encodes MPLAKDLLHPSPEEEKRKHKKKRLVQSPNSYFMDVKCPGCYKITTVFSHAQTVVLCIGCSTVLCQPTGGKARLTEGCSFRRKQH; translated from the coding sequence ATGCCTCTCGCAAAGGATCTTCTTCATCCCTCTccagaagaggagaagaggaaacacAAGAAGAAGCGCCTGGTGCAGAGCCCCAATTCCTATTTCATGGATGTAAAATGCCCAGGATGCTATAAAATCACCACCGTCTTCAGCCATGCACAAACAGTAGTTTTGTGTATTGGCTGCTCtactgtcctctgccagcctacaggaGGAAAAGCAAGGCTTACAGAAGGATGCTCTTTCAGACGGAAGCAGCACTAA